A stretch of Sulfitobacter sp. THAF37 DNA encodes these proteins:
- a CDS encoding serine hydrolase gives MGGFDAARLDRIAVWMQSYVDQRRFAGCAVLLAQGGQEVYYHQTGLRDLAAGTPWQRDTVARIYSMTKPVTSLALMTLAEEGLFHLDAPVSDFLPAFSDMTCLVEGATSADQVEPCASPTLHQLLTHTSGLSYAFNPGPLGALMAQHKIEFRAGQPGLAAMCDDLARLPLAFRPGTRWEYSVGIDVIGRVIEVVTGQTLEDVLVERIFDPLGMDDTRFSVPASARDRFAACYTPLAEGGFTVGKADKGADPLRLIDTADKSPFLAATLLSGGGGLVGTIDDYLKFTEMLRTGGAGIIGPKTLDFMMRNHLPGEIASMGPQSFAEQPMEGMGFGIGGAVLLNPGRARSPGSVGDFSWGGMASTFFWVDPVFDLSAIFFTQLVPSSAYPARPQLKALVHGALT, from the coding sequence ATGGGCGGATTTGATGCAGCGCGCCTGGACCGCATCGCGGTCTGGATGCAAAGTTACGTGGATCAGCGCCGGTTTGCAGGCTGCGCCGTCCTTCTCGCCCAGGGCGGGCAGGAGGTCTATTACCACCAGACGGGCCTGCGGGACCTGGCGGCAGGCACGCCGTGGCAGCGTGATACCGTCGCCCGCATCTATTCCATGACAAAGCCGGTCACGAGCCTTGCGCTGATGACCCTGGCGGAAGAGGGGCTGTTTCACCTCGACGCGCCGGTGTCCGACTTTCTGCCCGCTTTCTCTGACATGACCTGCCTGGTGGAGGGCGCCACAAGCGCCGATCAGGTCGAACCCTGCGCGTCGCCCACGCTGCACCAGCTGCTGACCCATACCTCGGGCCTCAGCTATGCCTTCAACCCCGGCCCGCTGGGCGCGCTGATGGCCCAGCACAAGATCGAATTCCGCGCCGGCCAGCCGGGCCTCGCCGCCATGTGCGACGATCTGGCCAGGCTGCCGCTGGCCTTCCGCCCCGGCACCCGCTGGGAATACTCGGTCGGGATCGACGTGATCGGCCGGGTGATCGAGGTCGTCACCGGCCAGACGCTGGAAGACGTCCTTGTCGAGCGCATCTTCGATCCGCTGGGCATGGACGACACCCGGTTTTCCGTGCCCGCGTCGGCGCGCGACCGTTTCGCCGCCTGCTACACCCCGCTGGCCGAAGGCGGCTTTACCGTGGGCAAGGCGGACAAAGGGGCGGACCCCCTGCGCCTGATCGACACGGCGGACAAGTCGCCCTTTCTCGCCGCCACGCTGCTGTCGGGCGGCGGCGGGCTGGTCGGCACCATCGACGACTACCTCAAGTTCACCGAAATGCTGCGCACCGGCGGGGCGGGGATCATCGGACCCAAGACGCTGGATTTCATGATGCGCAACCACCTGCCGGGTGAGATCGCGTCGATGGGACCGCAAAGCTTTGCGGAACAGCCGATGGAGGGCATGGGCTTTGGCATCGGCGGGGCGGTCCTGCTGAATCCGGGCCGCGCCCGCTCGCCGGGGTCGGTGGGGGATTTCAGCTGGGGCGGCATGGCCTCGACCTTCTTCTGGGTCGATCCGGTGTTCGACCTCTCCGCGATCTTCTTCACGCAGTTGGTGCCCAGCAGCGCCTACCCGGCGCGTCCGCAGCTCAAGGCACTGGTCCACGGCGCGCTGACATGA
- a CDS encoding ABC transporter ATP-binding protein gives MMIEVTDMHAYYGKSHILQGVSLNVQEGEIVALLGRNGVGRSTTCKAIMGEVEPKGSVKFKGQEISGRKAYEIANMGVGYVPENRDIFPGLTTRQNLTLGLKPGQKDGAGRWSMQAMFDMFENLSRRADVEASVLSGGEQQMLTMCRTLMGDPDFIMIDEPTEGLSPQMVQKVAEVLKAIAEKGISTLLVEQKLSIAMDIAHRVYVMGHGQVVFEGTPAELKAREDVRKEWLEV, from the coding sequence CTGATGATCGAAGTCACCGACATGCACGCCTATTACGGCAAGTCGCATATCCTTCAGGGCGTCAGCCTGAACGTGCAGGAGGGCGAGATCGTCGCCCTTCTGGGCCGCAACGGCGTCGGGCGGTCCACCACCTGCAAGGCCATCATGGGCGAGGTGGAGCCGAAGGGTTCGGTCAAGTTCAAGGGGCAGGAGATCTCCGGCAGGAAGGCCTATGAAATCGCCAACATGGGCGTGGGCTATGTGCCCGAGAACCGCGATATCTTTCCCGGTCTCACCACCCGCCAGAACCTGACGCTGGGCCTGAAGCCGGGGCAGAAGGACGGCGCGGGGCGCTGGTCCATGCAGGCCATGTTCGACATGTTCGAAAACCTCAGCCGCCGCGCGGATGTCGAAGCCTCGGTGCTGTCGGGCGGTGAACAGCAGATGCTGACGATGTGCCGCACGCTGATGGGCGACCCGGATTTCATCATGATCGACGAACCGACCGAAGGCCTGTCGCCGCAGATGGTTCAGAAGGTCGCCGAGGTGCTCAAGGCCATCGCGGAAAAAGGGATCTCGACCCTGCTGGTGGAACAGAAACTGTCCATTGCAATGGACATCGCCCATCGTGTTTATGTGATGGGGCACGGGCAGGTGGTGTTCGAAGGCACCCCCGCCGAACTCAAGGCCCGTGAAGATGTACGCAAGGAATGGCTAGAGGTCTGA
- a CDS encoding ABC transporter ATP-binding protein, producing the protein MSTPALELIGLKKSFGKAEIIRGIDLSIGKSERHAIIGPNGAGKSTLFNLITARFAPSAGAVKLHGEELTGLQPFQINRKGLSRSFQITNIFPRMSVFENVRCALLWSQGYKYSFWNLVSRSRDLTEGAEAILEQINLIARRDLPAGTLSYAEQRALEIGITIAGGADVIMLDEPTAGMSHSETDYITDLIMKVTENKTLIMVEHDMGVVFGLADRISVLVYGEIIATGKPEEVRGDPKVQEAYLGAALEAEH; encoded by the coding sequence ATGAGCACACCGGCACTCGAACTGATCGGCCTGAAGAAAAGCTTCGGCAAGGCCGAGATCATCCGCGGCATCGACCTGTCCATCGGCAAGTCGGAACGCCACGCGATCATCGGCCCCAACGGGGCGGGCAAATCGACCCTGTTCAACCTGATCACGGCGCGGTTCGCGCCGAGCGCGGGCGCGGTCAAGCTGCACGGCGAAGAACTGACCGGGCTGCAACCCTTCCAGATCAACCGCAAGGGGCTGTCGCGGTCGTTCCAGATCACCAACATTTTTCCCAGAATGTCGGTGTTTGAAAACGTCCGCTGCGCGCTCTTGTGGTCGCAGGGCTACAAGTACAGCTTCTGGAACCTCGTCAGCCGCAGCCGCGACCTGACCGAAGGGGCCGAAGCCATCCTGGAACAGATCAATCTGATCGCAAGGCGGGACCTGCCCGCAGGCACCCTGTCCTACGCCGAACAGCGTGCGCTCGAAATCGGGATCACCATCGCGGGCGGGGCCGATGTGATCATGCTCGACGAACCCACCGCCGGGATGAGCCATTCGGAAACGGATTACATCACGGACCTGATCATGAAGGTGACAGAGAACAAGACCCTGATCATGGTCGAACACGACATGGGCGTGGTCTTTGGCCTCGCGGACCGCATCTCGGTGCTGGTTTACGGCGAAATCATCGCGACCGGCAAACCCGAAGAGGTCCGGGGCGATCCCAAGGTGCAGGAAGCCTATCTGGGCGCGGCATTGGAGGCAGAACACTGA
- a CDS encoding branched-chain amino acid ABC transporter permease: MTQMDTKTDVKGAREDEQITTDPKSSAQQMRAGNLTLSFGPWIVAAVLLAVLPFIFTNNSSITIMNQMWITVIFALAYNMLLGQGGMLSFGHAVYAGVGGFACMHIMNASDFFAMLPLPVLPIFGGLFGMGLAMIVGSFSTRSAGTVFAMISLGVGELIAACSVIIVAFFGGEEGVSGDRTYAMPFFGTEFLQQIEVYYLISAWVLISAGLMYLWSRTPVGRMANAVRDNPERAEFLGYSARWVRFYSFVASGFFAGVAGGLFAINYEILTEENLNTASSGVILLVTFLGGVGFFFGPIIGAIAFTLLQTVLSLQTDLWAFYAGTLFVATVMFFPGGLAGLMMMHVPVFRLGKARLLVMPYLKTLLPALIGILGLAALVEMLFHVRHSAPGDNEMTLFWTTFDSHAILPWVVAIGVTVIALGITRATAPGLRDAWNEANTAGARA, encoded by the coding sequence ATGACCCAGATGGACACGAAAACCGACGTCAAGGGCGCCCGCGAGGACGAACAGATCACCACCGACCCGAAGTCGTCTGCACAGCAGATGCGGGCCGGAAACCTCACGCTGTCCTTCGGTCCGTGGATCGTCGCCGCGGTGTTGCTGGCGGTGCTGCCGTTCATCTTCACCAACAACTCGTCGATCACGATCATGAACCAGATGTGGATCACCGTGATCTTTGCCCTGGCCTACAACATGCTGCTGGGGCAGGGGGGCATGCTGTCCTTTGGCCATGCGGTCTATGCCGGTGTGGGCGGGTTCGCCTGCATGCACATCATGAACGCCTCCGACTTCTTCGCGATGCTGCCCTTGCCGGTGCTGCCGATCTTCGGCGGGCTGTTCGGCATGGGGCTGGCGATGATCGTCGGCAGTTTCTCCACCCGCAGCGCGGGCACCGTGTTCGCCATGATCTCGCTCGGCGTGGGTGAACTGATCGCCGCCTGTTCGGTGATCATCGTGGCCTTCTTCGGCGGCGAGGAAGGCGTGTCCGGCGACCGCACCTATGCGATGCCGTTCTTCGGCACCGAATTCCTGCAGCAGATCGAGGTCTATTACCTGATCTCGGCCTGGGTCCTGATCTCGGCGGGGCTGATGTACCTGTGGTCGCGGACCCCCGTGGGGCGGATGGCCAACGCCGTGCGCGACAACCCCGAACGGGCCGAGTTCCTGGGCTATTCCGCCCGCTGGGTGCGGTTCTACAGTTTTGTCGCCTCCGGCTTCTTTGCCGGGGTCGCGGGCGGGCTGTTTGCCATCAACTACGAGATCCTGACCGAGGAAAACCTGAATACCGCCTCCTCCGGCGTGATCCTGCTGGTCACGTTCCTGGGTGGCGTCGGCTTTTTCTTCGGGCCGATCATCGGGGCCATCGCCTTCACGCTGTTGCAGACGGTGCTCAGCCTGCAGACCGATCTCTGGGCCTTCTATGCGGGTACGCTTTTCGTCGCCACGGTGATGTTCTTTCCGGGCGGACTTGCCGGTCTGATGATGATGCATGTGCCGGTGTTCCGTCTGGGCAAGGCGCGGCTGCTTGTCATGCCCTACCTCAAGACGCTGCTGCCCGCGCTCATCGGCATCCTGGGGCTGGCCGCGCTGGTGGAGATGCTGTTCCACGTGCGCCACTCCGCGCCGGGGGACAATGAGATGACCCTGTTCTGGACCACCTTCGACAGCCACGCCATCCTGCCCTGGGTTGTCGCCATCGGCGTGACCGTGATCGCCCTGGGCATCACCCGCGCCACGGCCCCCGGCCTGCGCGACGCATGGAACGAGGCGAACACCGCGGGAGCACGCGCATGA
- a CDS encoding branched-chain amino acid ABC transporter permease has translation MDLILVNIIDGLVTGLLLFMLSAGLTLIFSMMGVLNFAHASFYMLGAYFAYQISLALGFWMGLLIAPLIVGVLGAGVERYGLRRVHQYGHVPELIFTFGLALLIEELVQFIWGKNQMPYFVPDALNFSAFAIAGNSIPAYKIFMIFTSLAIFIGLLFILTRTRVGMIIQAALSYPRTVEALGHNVPLIFMGVFGVGTALAGVAGVIAGPVLGTFPGMAFVLGSIVFVTIVIGGLGSLWGALVASLLIGWLTTFAKAYNIAMEDILNGIGIATPENLDSNVFRDLWSITSPQIADILPYILMVLILIIRPSGLFGKRHS, from the coding sequence ATGGACCTCATTCTCGTCAATATCATCGACGGGCTGGTAACCGGATTGCTGCTGTTCATGCTGTCTGCCGGTCTGACCCTGATTTTTTCAATGATGGGCGTTCTGAACTTTGCCCACGCCAGCTTCTACATGCTGGGGGCCTATTTCGCCTACCAGATCAGCCTCGCGCTGGGGTTCTGGATGGGCCTGCTGATCGCGCCGCTGATCGTCGGTGTCCTGGGGGCCGGGGTCGAACGATACGGGCTGAGGCGCGTGCACCAATACGGCCACGTCCCCGAACTGATCTTCACCTTCGGCCTTGCGCTGCTGATCGAGGAACTGGTGCAATTCATCTGGGGCAAGAACCAGATGCCCTATTTCGTGCCCGATGCGCTGAACTTCTCGGCCTTCGCCATCGCGGGCAACTCCATCCCGGCGTACAAGATCTTCATGATCTTCACCTCGCTCGCGATCTTCATCGGGCTGCTCTTCATCCTGACGCGGACCCGCGTGGGCATGATCATCCAGGCCGCGCTCAGCTATCCCCGCACGGTCGAGGCGCTGGGCCACAACGTGCCGCTGATCTTCATGGGTGTCTTCGGGGTCGGCACCGCGCTGGCGGGCGTCGCCGGCGTGATCGCGGGGCCGGTGCTGGGCACATTCCCCGGCATGGCCTTTGTCCTCGGCTCCATCGTCTTCGTCACCATCGTGATCGGCGGGCTCGGATCGCTCTGGGGGGCTCTGGTGGCCTCGCTGCTGATCGGCTGGCTCACCACCTTCGCCAAGGCCTACAACATCGCGATGGAGGACATCCTGAACGGCATCGGCATCGCCACGCCGGAGAACCTGGACAGCAATGTCTTCCGTGACCTCTGGAGCATCACGTCACCCCAGATCGCCGATATCCTTCCCTACATCCTGATGGTGCTGATCCTGATCATCCGGCCCTCGGGACTTTTCGGAAAGCGTCACTCATGA
- a CDS encoding branched-chain amino acid ABC transporter substrate-binding protein, with the protein MKSITKLGAVSALSLVIGASASFAETIKIAFIDPLSGPFASTGTNGLHQFEFAAEHMVNEKGGVLDGDTFEVVGFDNQTSPKESLIQLQVAIDQGIRYVVQGNSSGVANALTEAIDKHNRRNPDSRVLFLNYAAVDPALTNDKCNFWHFRFDANADIKMDALTDVIVADENIKKVYIIGQDYSFGKAVSAAANKMLGEKRDDIEVVGDELHPIGKVKDFTPYARKVVSSGADAVITGNWGADMLGLGKAIIDNGFEGPIYTYYAAGSGMTAAFGETGKDRIRLISQGSINPIGSEEARATYEAFEAKYPEGNIDQSRIFNTIGMLAAAIEEAGTADDVVAVASALEGMEYESMWGGKLFMRPQDHQLIQDMHVGVHTDENVDFDFDNSGFGVVNESTIEMAGMDSPTTCEMKRPE; encoded by the coding sequence ATGAAGAGTATTACCAAGCTGGGCGCGGTCTCGGCTCTATCACTTGTCATCGGCGCATCCGCGTCTTTTGCCGAAACCATCAAGATCGCCTTCATCGACCCGCTGAGCGGTCCGTTCGCGAGCACCGGCACCAACGGCCTGCACCAGTTCGAATTCGCGGCCGAGCACATGGTCAACGAAAAGGGCGGCGTTCTGGACGGCGACACGTTCGAGGTCGTGGGCTTTGACAACCAGACCAGCCCCAAGGAATCGCTGATCCAGCTGCAGGTCGCGATCGACCAGGGCATCCGCTATGTCGTGCAGGGCAACAGCTCGGGCGTGGCGAACGCGCTGACCGAAGCGATCGACAAGCACAACCGCCGCAATCCCGACAGCCGCGTTCTGTTCCTGAACTACGCCGCCGTCGATCCGGCGCTGACCAACGACAAATGCAATTTCTGGCATTTCCGTTTCGACGCCAATGCCGACATCAAGATGGATGCGCTGACCGATGTGATCGTCGCGGATGAGAACATCAAGAAGGTCTATATCATCGGTCAGGACTATTCCTTCGGCAAGGCGGTGTCGGCTGCGGCTAACAAGATGCTCGGTGAAAAGCGCGACGACATCGAAGTCGTGGGCGACGAACTGCATCCCATCGGCAAGGTGAAGGACTTTACTCCCTATGCCCGCAAGGTCGTGTCGTCCGGCGCGGATGCGGTGATCACCGGCAACTGGGGCGCAGACATGCTGGGCCTGGGCAAGGCGATCATCGACAACGGCTTCGAAGGTCCGATCTATACCTACTACGCGGCAGGCTCCGGCATGACGGCGGCCTTCGGTGAAACCGGCAAGGACCGCATCCGCCTGATTTCACAGGGCAGCATCAACCCCATCGGGTCGGAAGAAGCGCGCGCCACCTACGAGGCGTTCGAGGCGAAGTATCCCGAGGGCAACATCGACCAGAGCCGGATCTTCAACACCATCGGCATGCTGGCCGCCGCGATCGAGGAAGCGGGCACCGCAGATGACGTTGTTGCCGTGGCATCGGCGCTGGAAGGCATGGAATACGAAAGCATGTGGGGCGGCAAGCTCTTCATGCGTCCGCAGGATCACCAGCTGATCCAGGACATGCACGTCGGCGTCCACACCGATGAAAACGTCGATTTCGACTTTGACAACTCCGGCTTCGGCGTTGTGAACGAGTCGACCATCGAAATGGCGGGCATGGACAGCCCGACCACCTGCGAGATGAAGCGCCCCGAATAA
- a CDS encoding IclR family transcriptional regulator, with the protein MDEFGADPGESKDRNFVTALARGLDILRAFRPNEATLTNSDLAERTGLPKATVSRLTHTLCALDYLVADDRVGTYRLSAGVLRLGFSALSSMDISARAETEMRALRDGPNSYITVALGEQHRLEVIYVATQNSYEGVSLTLPVGSRLPLFRSAIGKAILVGMTEADRERIFAIAAQQGPDVEEEGRANFEAALAEYSASGFCSGYGSWRSDVNGIAVPIVSLDGRRVYGLNVGGPSFVVKKKQLETVYAPRLTEAAKLIGLRG; encoded by the coding sequence ATGGATGAGTTTGGCGCCGATCCCGGCGAGAGCAAAGACCGGAACTTCGTGACCGCGCTGGCGCGGGGGCTGGATATCCTGCGGGCGTTCCGGCCCAACGAGGCGACGCTGACCAATTCCGATCTCGCGGAGCGTACCGGCCTGCCCAAGGCGACGGTGTCGCGCCTGACCCACACGCTGTGCGCGCTGGATTACCTGGTGGCGGACGACCGCGTGGGCACCTACCGGCTGAGCGCGGGGGTGCTGCGCCTGGGGTTCAGCGCACTCAGCTCGATGGATATTTCCGCCCGCGCGGAAACCGAGATGCGCGCGCTGCGGGACGGGCCGAACAGCTATATCACCGTGGCGCTGGGCGAACAGCACCGGCTTGAAGTGATCTATGTCGCCACCCAGAACTCCTACGAAGGGGTGTCGCTGACCCTGCCTGTCGGGTCCCGGCTGCCGCTCTTCCGCTCGGCCATCGGCAAGGCGATCCTGGTCGGCATGACCGAAGCGGACCGCGAGCGCATCTTTGCCATCGCCGCCCAGCAGGGCCCCGATGTGGAGGAGGAAGGGCGCGCCAATTTCGAAGCCGCCCTGGCGGAATACAGCGCCTCGGGGTTCTGTTCCGGCTACGGAAGCTGGCGCAGCGACGTGAACGGCATCGCCGTTCCCATCGTCAGCCTGGACGGCCGTCGGGTCTATGGGCTGAACGTCGGCGGCCCGTCTTTCGTGGTCAAGAAAAAGCAGCTTGAAACGGTCTATGCGCCGCGTCTGACCGAGGCCGCAAAGCTGATCGGACTGCGCGGCTGA
- a CDS encoding phosphotransferase family protein, whose protein sequence is MSADTQTLDRDAVNAYLREHLPGFEGLTGVTKFQGGQSNPTFLLETPAHNYVLRRKPPGVLLKSAHAVDREYRVQSALADTDVPVARMHLLCEDDDVIGSAFYIMDHVPGRNFNQPSMEGVSVADRGRIIDDMNRVLAALHEVDIHAVGLDDFGPAGNYFERQVGRWSKQYKASETEDIPAMNQLMQALVDQRPEDDGQRTLVHGDYRLDNLIFDAEKPECRAVLDWELSTIGHPFADLAAVIMQWQMPAGAEGRGMGGLDRAALGLPSDEDFIAAYCKRRGLNGIDHFGYYLAFNFFRMAAIIQGVLKRALDGNASNPERAMKVGRYVPVFAQHGVDALER, encoded by the coding sequence ATGAGCGCAGACACACAGACATTGGACCGCGATGCCGTCAACGCCTATCTGCGCGAGCATCTGCCGGGGTTCGAGGGCCTGACCGGCGTGACCAAGTTTCAGGGCGGGCAATCGAACCCGACCTTCCTGTTGGAGACGCCCGCGCACAATTACGTGCTGCGGCGCAAGCCGCCCGGCGTGCTGCTGAAATCCGCCCATGCCGTGGACCGCGAATACCGCGTGCAAAGCGCGCTGGCCGACACCGATGTGCCGGTCGCCAGGATGCACCTGCTGTGCGAGGACGACGACGTGATCGGATCGGCCTTCTACATCATGGACCACGTGCCGGGCCGCAACTTCAACCAGCCGTCGATGGAGGGCGTGTCGGTGGCGGACCGGGGCCGCATCATCGACGACATGAACCGGGTTCTGGCCGCGCTGCACGAGGTCGACATCCACGCCGTGGGGCTGGATGATTTCGGGCCGGCGGGCAACTACTTTGAACGGCAGGTGGGCCGCTGGTCCAAACAGTACAAGGCGTCAGAGACCGAGGACATCCCGGCGATGAACCAACTGATGCAGGCGCTGGTCGATCAACGCCCCGAAGATGACGGCCAGCGGACGCTGGTGCACGGCGACTACCGGCTGGACAACCTGATCTTCGATGCGGAAAAGCCCGAGTGCCGGGCGGTTCTGGACTGGGAACTGTCCACCATCGGCCATCCCTTTGCCGATCTGGCCGCCGTCATCATGCAGTGGCAGATGCCCGCCGGCGCCGAAGGACGCGGCATGGGCGGGCTGGACCGCGCCGCACTGGGCCTGCCGTCGGACGAAGACTTCATCGCGGCCTATTGCAAACGCCGGGGCCTGAACGGGATCGACCATTTCGGGTACTATCTGGCGTTCAACTTCTTCCGCATGGCGGCGATCATTCAGGGTGTGCTCAAGCGCGCGCTCGATGGCAATGCGTCCAACCCCGAACGCGCGATGAAGGTGGGCCGGTATGTGCCCGTCTTTGCGCAGCACGGGGTGGATGCGCTGGAACGGTAG
- a CDS encoding histidine phosphatase family protein: MAEMVVIRHGQASFGQDNYDVLSDLGKRQSAAVGAVLRGLGWVPDRLVTGTLTRQKDTALAMGFSQAPEEHPGFNEYDFHDLLHARYDGQVPDLVQGDRKTHFRALRETIFEWQDGAFSGAAETWDQFAARVAAARAFATDTDARRVLVISSGGVIGQLTATALGAPRRQMMNLNLQIKNTSITRFMFSGSNFSLAEFNATPHFSDPESVKLTSYS, translated from the coding sequence ATGGCTGAGATGGTCGTCATCCGCCACGGGCAGGCGTCCTTCGGGCAGGACAACTACGATGTGCTGTCCGACCTGGGCAAACGCCAGTCCGCCGCCGTCGGCGCGGTGCTGCGCGGGCTTGGCTGGGTGCCCGACCGGCTGGTCACAGGCACACTGACCCGGCAGAAGGACACGGCGCTGGCCATGGGGTTTTCCCAGGCGCCCGAGGAACATCCCGGCTTCAACGAATACGACTTTCACGACCTGCTGCACGCCCGCTACGACGGCCAGGTGCCCGATCTGGTTCAGGGCGACCGCAAGACCCATTTCCGCGCGCTGCGCGAGACGATCTTTGAATGGCAGGACGGTGCGTTCTCCGGCGCGGCGGAAACCTGGGACCAGTTCGCGGCACGGGTCGCCGCTGCCCGTGCCTTTGCCACCGATACCGACGCGCGGCGGGTGCTTGTCATTTCCTCCGGTGGGGTCATCGGCCAGCTTACCGCCACGGCGCTGGGCGCGCCCCGGCGCCAGATGATGAACCTCAACCTGCAGATCAAGAATACGTCGATCACCCGTTTCATGTTCTCCGGCAGCAATTTTTCCCTGGCGGAGTTCAACGCCACACCACATTTTTCGGATCCCGAGAGTGTGAAACTGACCAGTTACAGCTAA
- a CDS encoding nitronate monooxygenase family protein, with protein MPRDDSHLPPALQGLRLPLIGSPLFIISVPKLVIAQCKAGIVGAFPALNAREAEGEPPLLDSWLTEIREELDRHNQANPDHPAAPYAVNQIVHRSNGRLERDLEICAKHEVPIWITSLGARVEVNEAAHSCGGIVLHDIINNTFAKKAIEKGADGLVAVAAGAGGHAGQQSPFALVREIREWFDGPVALSGSIATGEALLAARAAGADLGYTGSPFIATDEANADDAYKQMIVSGGAEDIVYSSLFTGVWGNYLKDSVRNAGMDPDNLPTADASSMNFGQDREKPKAWKTIWGSGQGIGAVKSVGPAGDIVSRMAAEYLAAGRKLAAEFS; from the coding sequence ATGCCCCGCGACGATTCCCATCTGCCCCCTGCGCTGCAGGGCCTGCGCCTGCCTCTGATCGGCTCGCCCTTGTTCATCATTTCGGTGCCGAAACTGGTGATCGCGCAGTGCAAGGCGGGCATCGTCGGCGCTTTTCCCGCGCTCAACGCCCGCGAGGCGGAGGGCGAGCCGCCGCTGCTCGACAGCTGGCTCACGGAAATCCGCGAGGAGCTGGACCGTCACAATCAGGCCAACCCCGACCACCCGGCGGCACCCTATGCGGTGAACCAGATCGTGCATCGGTCGAACGGCAGGCTTGAGCGGGACCTTGAGATCTGCGCCAAACACGAGGTGCCGATCTGGATCACTTCGCTGGGCGCGCGGGTAGAGGTGAACGAGGCGGCCCATTCCTGCGGCGGCATCGTGCTGCATGACATCATCAACAACACATTCGCGAAGAAGGCGATCGAAAAGGGCGCGGATGGGCTGGTGGCCGTGGCCGCCGGTGCGGGCGGGCACGCAGGCCAACAGTCGCCCTTTGCGCTGGTGCGCGAGATCCGCGAATGGTTCGACGGGCCGGTGGCGCTGTCGGGGTCCATCGCCACGGGCGAGGCGCTGCTTGCCGCCCGCGCGGCGGGGGCCGATCTGGGCTATACCGGCTCGCCCTTCATCGCCACGGACGAAGCCAACGCCGACGACGCCTACAAGCAGATGATCGTCTCGGGCGGGGCCGAGGACATCGTCTATTCCTCATTGTTTACCGGGGTTTGGGGGAACTACCTCAAGGATTCCGTGCGCAACGCGGGGATGGACCCCGACAACCTGCCGACGGCGGACGCGTCCTCGATGAACTTTGGCCAGGACCGCGAAAAGCCGAAAGCCTGGAAAACCATCTGGGGCTCCGGCCAGGGCATCGGCGCGGTCAAATCCGTCGGGCCCGCCGGTGACATCGTCAGCCGCATGGCCGCGGAATACCTTGCCGCGGGCCGCAAACTGGCGGCGGAATTCTCGTGA